CCGCAAACGTAGATAACATCAGACTCCTCAACTACAACGGCATTTTATACGGAAAATTCCTAGGAGCCTTGCTCGATTTCGGCATCGTTGCCCTGGTGGTTTTCTTGATCGCAAAGTACTTATTCAAAGAAGAAAAAGTAGTAAAAAAATAATGGTGAGCTAAAAATAATGGTGAGCCGCACCTTTTCCAAAGATTTGCGTCA
Above is a window of Bdellovibrionota bacterium DNA encoding:
- a CDS encoding MscL family protein produces the protein MAKEFIEFLKTYGIIGLAIAVIIGGKLNELVGSFVNDLLMPLIFAPALRAANVDNIRLLNYNGILYGKFLGALLDFGIVALVVFLIAKYLFKEEKVVKK